From the genome of Populus alba chromosome 10, ASM523922v2, whole genome shotgun sequence, one region includes:
- the LOC118045364 gene encoding hydroxyproline O-galactosyltransferase GALT6, whose protein sequence is MNHHRVKLLSRLTLIQTLMAVFILYLLFMTLQVPLVLKTALLYASDGSLSDALPRPLYLEDSVRVEPRRIMRETRAVSGLFFNDTVFDAIDTATDEFSVLHKAARQAWVVGKKLWEEVESGKIRPDLNKGNTTEQKCPNSIVLSESEFGARNWIVELPCGLTLGSHITVVGKPRWAHPERDPKIALVKEGEEAVMVSQFMMELQGLKTVDGEDPPRILHFNPRLKGDWSGKPVIEQNTCYRMQWGNALRCEGWSSRADEETVDGLVKCEKWLRDDDSSSEDSKATWWLNRLIGWKKKMSYNWPYPFVEGKLFVLTLSAGLEGYHINVDGRHITSFPYRTGFVLEDATGLYLNGDVDVQSVFAASLPASHPSFAPQQHLEMFKKWQAPPLPNDQAELFIGVLSAGNHFAERMAVRKTWMQHELIRSSKIVARFFVALNGRKEINVDLKKEAEYFGDIVIVPYMDNYELVVLKTVAICEYGVRTVDAKYIMKCDDDTFVRVDAVIKEAKKVQGDGSLYIGNINYYHKPLRNGKWAVTYEEWPEEEYPPYANGPGYIISCDVADFIVAEFESHKLRLFKMEDVSMGMWVEKFNNSKPVEYIHSLKFCQFGCIEDYYTAHYQSPRQMICLWDKLNQGKSQCCNMR, encoded by the exons ATGAATCATCATCGAGTGAAGTTATTGAGTCGACTCACTTTGATTCAGACTCTAATGGCTGTCTTTATTCTTTACCTTCTATTCATGACCCTTCAAGTCCCTCTTGTTCTCAAAACCGCCCTTCTTTACGCTTCTGACGGCTCTCTCAGCGATGCCTTACCCAGGCCTCTATATTTGGAGGATTCTGTTCGGGTCGAACCGAGAAGGATAATGAGAGAGACCCGAGCAGTCTCGGGTCTTTTCTTCAACGACACCGTCTTCGATGCCATTGATACTGCCACTGACGAGTTCTCTGTGCTCCACAAGGCTGCAAGACAGGCGTGGGTTGTTGGTAAGAAACTATGGGAAGAGGTGGAGTCGGGTAAAATCCGACCCGACTTGAATAAAGGCAACACCACTGAACAAAAGTGTCCAAACTCGATTGTTTTATCGGAGTCCGAGTTCGGGGCTCGAAACTGGATCGTGGAGCTGCCGTGCGGGTTGACATTAGGGTCCCACATAACGGTGGTGGGGAAGCCAAGGTGGGCTCACCCGGAGCGAGACCCGAAAATAGCTTTGGTGAAGGAAGGGGAGGAGGCAGTGATGGTGTCACAGTTCATGATGGAGCTTCAGGGATTGAAGACCGTTGATGGAGAGGACCCACCTAGGATTTTGCATTTCAATCCCAGATTGAAAGGTGATTGGAGTGGGAAACCAGTGATAGAGCAGAATACTTGTTATCGAATGCAGTGGGGCAACGCTTTGAGGTGTGAGGGCTGGAGTTCTAGAGCTGATGAGGAAACTG TTGATGGACTGGTGAAATGTGAGAAGTGGCTTCGTGATGATGATAGTAGCTCAGAAGATTCTAAGGCGACCTGGTGGTTGAACAGGCTGATAGGGTGGAAAAAGAAGATGTCATACAACTGGCCCTATCCTTTTGTAGAGGGCAAATTGTTTGTTCTTACACTGAGTGCTGGCTTGGAAGGTTATCACATCAATGTTGATGGGAGACATATCACTTCTTTTCCATATCGCACT GGATTTGTTCTTGAGGATGCCACTGGACTATATTTGAATGGGGATGTTGATGTACAGTCTGTATTTGCTGCTTCTCTACCTGCTTCACATCCAAGCTTTGCTCCACAGCAGCATCTTGAGATGTTTAAAAAGTGGCAAGCACCTCCTCTTCCTAATGACCAAGCAGAGCTCTTCATTGGTGTCCTCTCTGCTGGCAACCATTTTGCTGAGCGGATGGCTGTGAGGAAAACCTGGATGCAGCATGAGTTGATAAGATCTTCAAAAATTGTAGCTCGGTTTTTTGTAGCATTG AATGGAAGAAAGGAAATAAACGTGGACCTAAAAAAAGAAGCAGAGTATTTTGGTGATATTGTTATTGTTCCTTACATGGATAACTATGAACTTGTTGTCTTGAAGACTGTTGCTATCTGTGAATATGGG GTCCGTACAGTGGATGCAAAATATATCATGAAGTGTGATGATGATACTTTTGTTAGAGTGGATGCCGTGATCAAGGAAGCGAAGAAAGTGCAGGGAGATGGAAGCCTATACATTGGAAACATTAACTACTACCACAAGCCCTTGCGTAATGGTAAATGGGCTGTGACATATGAG GAATGGCCAGAAGAAGAGTATCCACCCTATGCAAATGGTCCAGGCTACATCATTTCATGTGACGTTGCGGATTTTATTGTAGCTGAGTTTGAGAGTCACAAGTTGAGA TTATTTAAGATGGAAGACGTGAGCATGGGAATGTGGGTGGAAAAGTTTAACAATTCAAAACCCGTAGAATATATCCACAGCTTGAAGTTTTGCCAGTTTGGATGCATAGAAGATTATTACACTGCTCATTATCAGTCGCCAAGGCAGATGATTTGCCTCTGGGACAAATTAAATCAAGGAAAATCCCAGTGCTGCAATATGAGATGA